One Streptomyces umbrinus genomic window, CGGTAGCCGCGGTGGCCCTGGAAGGGCATGAGCGTGGCCCCGATGACGCGCAGGCCCCGGGCGTGGGCCAGGCGCTTCAGCTCGCGCAGCCCGGCGGTGATCTTGTTCGCGTCGGTCTGCTGGGGCGTACGGAGGATGTCGTTGACGCCGAGGGCGACCACGACCGCCCTGACGTTCGTACGGCCGAGCACGTCACGGTTGAAGCGGATCAGACCGCTCGGGTTCTCGGCGGGCCGGCCGAGGCCGCTGCCGAGGACGCGGTTTCCGCTGATGCCCTGGTTGACGACGCTGTAGCGGGGGCCGTCGGAGTTGTCGCGCAGCCGGTCCGCCAGGACGTCCGTCCAGCGGCGGTTCTCGCCCACGGACGAGGTCGAGCCGTCGGTGAGCGAGTCGCCGATGACGACGACCGTGCCGTCCGACTCGTTGCTCAGCACGTCCAGCGCGGTCACATAGCGCCAGTACGGCGTCTGCCCGGTGTACGCGGTGCCGGTCACGTCCTCCGTGAGGTCGCCCTCGGCGGTGTACGAGATCTGACGTGCCTGCGGGTGGATGGTGACCGGCCCGGACGGCGTCGGCGAGTACGTCGTCACCAGCACGTCCGTGTCGTGCGGGACGAGCAGGCGCACGGCGTCGCTGACCACCTGCTGCCCGGCCGGCACGATCACCGACGGGCTGCCGCGGAAGGTGAGGCGGCGCATGGTGCCGGCAGCGGCGGCGGGGTTGTTCGCGGCGGCCGCGACGGCGACCGAGGCGTGCGTGATGCTGAGCGGCTGCTGCCCGTAGAGGTTGGACAGGGTGATGCGGGCCGCGGTGCCGCCGACGCCGACATGCACCACGTTGCGGACCGAACGGCCCGCCATTCCGTTGGCCTCGGTGCCGGGCTCCGCCCCGGACGGGGACGCCGACCAGGCGCCGACCCAGGTGCCGACGGACGCGGGGGCCGCCGAGTTGTGTGGCGTACCGCCGCCCACGAGCGGCTTCTCCTCGCCGTCGTCGGCGGCGACCCCGACGTATATGGCGGCTGAGATGACCACGACTACGGCGACGATCGCGGCCAGCAAGGCATAACCGTGACGCTTGGTCATGCGGTGCAAGTCTCCTCGGGCAGTGGGAGCCCGAGGCTCCGATGTGATGACCCCATGATGAGGCATGGCGTGGGGGGAAGCAGACAGGGCCCCCATTGCCCCCGCCGCCCGTATCCGATTTTTCTGGCCCCGCCCGGCAAGACGCCGGGAACTCCTGTTCCGTTCCAGTAGTCGGTCAGGTTGGGACAATGTGTGCGGGGGACAGGGAACGGGTGGAGCGGATGGAAAGCGCGAAAGCGGATCAAACGGATGGAGCGGGGCCCGAAGGGCAGCATGCCCGGCCCGGCGGTGCGGCGAACCGCACGGTGCCCGGGCGCGCGATGAACTCGTTCAGCCCTGCGGACGAGGAGAAGTTCCGCGGGGTGCGCCGGATGAAACTCACGGCGACGGGCCTCCTGCTGTTCGTCGCCGTCGTCTACGTACTGGCCAAGTGGGCCGGGAACTCCGGCGCGGGCGCCTGGACGGGCTATGTCGCGGCGGCCGCCGAGGCCGGCATGGTCGGCGCGCTCGCCGACTGGTTCGCCGTCACCGCGCTGTTCCGGCACCCCCTCGGGATCCCCATCCCGCACACCGCGATCATCCCCACCAAGAAGGACCAGCTCGGCGTCTCCCTGGGCGAGTTCGTCGGGGAGAACTTCCTCTCGCGGGACGTCGTGCGGCAGCGGCTGCGCGCCGTCGGCATCGGCAGCCGCCTCGGCACCTGGCTGGCCGATCCGGAGCACGCCGACCGGGTGACCGCGGAGCTGGCCACCGCCCTGCGCGGCGCCCTCGCCGTGCTGCGCGACTCGGACGTGCAGGCCGTCGTCGGCGAGGCCATCAACCGGCGGGCCGACGCCCAGGAGATCGCCCCCGGCATAGGGAAGATGCTGGAGAAGGTCGTCGCGGACGGCGGTCACCGGCGGGTCGTCGACCTGATCTGCGTACGCGCCCACGACTGGCTCGTCTTCCACAACGACCAGGTGATGGACGCGGTACAGGGCGGCGCCCCCGGCTGGACCCCGCGGTTCGTCGACAAGCGGGTCGGCGAGCGCGTCTACAAGGAACTGCTGCGCTTCGTCACCGAGATGCGCGACATGCCCGCCCACCCGGCGCGCGGCGCCCTCGACCGGTTCCTCACCGACTTCGCCAACGACCTCCAGTCCGACACCGACACCCGCGCGCGCGTGGAGAACCTCAAGCGGGAGGTCCTCGGACGTGGCGAGGTCCAGGACCTGATCGCGTCCGCCTGGTCCTCCGTACGGCAGATGATCGTGTCCGCGGCGGAGGACGAGCGCAGTGAGCTGCGGCTGCGTGTTCGTGCCTCGCTGCTCTCGCTCGGGGCGCGGACGGCCACCGACGCGAAGCTCCAGGCCAAGGTCGACGGGTGGGTCGAGGGGGCCGCGGTGTACATCGTGACGACCTACCGGGACGAGATCACCTCGCTCATCACGGACACGGTCGCGGGCTGGGACGCCGAGCACACCTCGAAGAAGATCGAGGCGCATATCGGGCGGGACCTGCAGTTCATCCGGATCAATGGCACGGTGGTCGGCTCGCTGGCGGGCCTTCTGATTTATGGGGTGTCCCGGGCGTTGGGGGCGTAGCGCTCCGCGGGGTGCGCGGGTGTGGGTTGCGGGTGGGTGGGGGCTTGTCGCGCAGTTCCCCGCGCCCCTGAAGGGGCGTAGCCCGGGGCTGCGTGGCAGGTGGCGGGTGAGAGGGGCGCGGATCTGGGGACTCGGGGATGTGCCCCGGAGCCGCACGTGCCCGGGGGTGGAGGAGGCGCGCCATGGCCGTTACCGACGCCGATACCGGCACCGTCACCACCGCCGTTCCCGCCCGGCTGGACCGGCTGCCGTGGTCGCGCTGGCACTGGACCATCGTCATCGGGCTCGGCACGGTGTGGATCCTTGACGGTCTTGAGGTCACCGTCGTCGGCAACATCGCCGGCCGGCTCTCCGAGTCCGGCAGCGGGCTGCCCATCTCGGCCGCCCAGGTCACCGGTATCGCGGCCGCGCTCTATGTGGCCGGGGCCTGCGCGGGAGCGCTGTTCTTCGGCCGTCTCACGGACGTCTTCGGCCGTAAAAAGCTGTTCATGATCACCCTCGCCGTCTATCTCGCGGCCACGGCCATGACGGCGTTCTCCTTCTCCACCTGGTGGTTCTTCCTCTTCCGCTTCCTCACCGGCTTCGGCATCGGCGGCGAGTACGCGGCCATCAACTCGGCGATCGACGAACTGATCCCCTCCCACTACCGCGGCCGCGTCGACCTGATCATCAACGGCAGCTTCTGGCTCGGCGCGATCGGTGGCTCGCTCCTGTCGATCGTCGCGCTGAACACGGACCTGTTCGCGATCAACGTCGGCTGGCGGCTCACCTTCCTCCTCGGCGTCGTCCTCGGCCTGGTGATCCTGCTCGTACGCCGCAACGTCCCCGAGAGTCCCAGGTGGCTGTTCATCCACGGCAGGGGGGAGGAGGCCGAACGCCTCGTCTCCTCCGTCGAGCGGCAGATCGAGGAGGAGACCGGACGCGAACTCCCGCCGCCCGCGGGCGAGATCACCATCCACCAGCGCAAGAGTATCGGGTTCCTCACCATCGGGCGCACGGTCTTCTCGACGTACCGCAAACGCGCCGTGCTCGGCCTCTCCCTCTTCATCGGGCAGGCGTTCCTCTACAACGCGATCACCTTCGGCTTCGGCGCGATCCTCACCACGTTCTTCGACGTGCCGACCTCCTCGACCGGCTACTACTTCGCCGTCATCGCGGCCGGCAACTTCCTCGGCCCGCTGCTGCTCGGCAAGCTCTTCGACACCGTGGGCCGCCGGATCATGATCTCGTCCACCTACCTGCTCTCCGGCATCCTGCTCTTCGCCACCGCCTGGCTCTTCGACCGGGGCTCGCTGAGCGCGACGACGATGACCGCCTGCTGGTGCGTGGTCCTGTTCTTCGCCTCCGCGGGCGCCAGCAGCGCGTACCTCACGGTCTCCGAGATCTTCCCGATGGAGACCCGCGCGATGGCCATCGCCTTCTTCTACGCCA contains:
- a CDS encoding DUF445 domain-containing protein — encoded protein: MESAKADQTDGAGPEGQHARPGGAANRTVPGRAMNSFSPADEEKFRGVRRMKLTATGLLLFVAVVYVLAKWAGNSGAGAWTGYVAAAAEAGMVGALADWFAVTALFRHPLGIPIPHTAIIPTKKDQLGVSLGEFVGENFLSRDVVRQRLRAVGIGSRLGTWLADPEHADRVTAELATALRGALAVLRDSDVQAVVGEAINRRADAQEIAPGIGKMLEKVVADGGHRRVVDLICVRAHDWLVFHNDQVMDAVQGGAPGWTPRFVDKRVGERVYKELLRFVTEMRDMPAHPARGALDRFLTDFANDLQSDTDTRARVENLKREVLGRGEVQDLIASAWSSVRQMIVSAAEDERSELRLRVRASLLSLGARTATDAKLQAKVDGWVEGAAVYIVTTYRDEITSLITDTVAGWDAEHTSKKIEAHIGRDLQFIRINGTVVGSLAGLLIYGVSRALGA
- a CDS encoding SGNH/GDSL hydrolase family protein — encoded protein: MTKRHGYALLAAIVAVVVVISAAIYVGVAADDGEEKPLVGGGTPHNSAAPASVGTWVGAWSASPSGAEPGTEANGMAGRSVRNVVHVGVGGTAARITLSNLYGQQPLSITHASVAVAAAANNPAAAAGTMRRLTFRGSPSVIVPAGQQVVSDAVRLLVPHDTDVLVTTYSPTPSGPVTIHPQARQISYTAEGDLTEDVTGTAYTGQTPYWRYVTALDVLSNESDGTVVVIGDSLTDGSTSSVGENRRWTDVLADRLRDNSDGPRYSVVNQGISGNRVLGSGLGRPAENPSGLIRFNRDVLGRTNVRAVVVALGVNDILRTPQQTDANKITAGLRELKRLAHARGLRVIGATLMPFQGHRGYRPHLEDTRQAVNAQIRAGKVYDAYVDFDKALRDPYNPRRLRSDYDSGDHLHPSDKGYKRMAEVFDLNDLKGSVPAEL
- a CDS encoding MFS transporter; translation: MAVTDADTGTVTTAVPARLDRLPWSRWHWTIVIGLGTVWILDGLEVTVVGNIAGRLSESGSGLPISAAQVTGIAAALYVAGACAGALFFGRLTDVFGRKKLFMITLAVYLAATAMTAFSFSTWWFFLFRFLTGFGIGGEYAAINSAIDELIPSHYRGRVDLIINGSFWLGAIGGSLLSIVALNTDLFAINVGWRLTFLLGVVLGLVILLVRRNVPESPRWLFIHGRGEEAERLVSSVERQIEEETGRELPPPAGEITIHQRKSIGFLTIGRTVFSTYRKRAVLGLSLFIGQAFLYNAITFGFGAILTTFFDVPTSSTGYYFAVIAAGNFLGPLLLGKLFDTVGRRIMISSTYLLSGILLFATAWLFDRGSLSATTMTACWCVVLFFASAGASSAYLTVSEIFPMETRAMAIAFFYAIGTAAGGISGPLLFADLTSTGVVGDTVLAFQIGAGLMCAAGLVAAALAVRAERRSLEDIARPLSAAASPSSGPKPAGPAPSGATA